One genomic window of Bradyrhizobium sp. CCGE-LA001 includes the following:
- a CDS encoding glycosyltransferase family 2 protein, whose amino-acid sequence MSTFSAKLVVIIVSYRNADDVDRCLKSLARSDWDQFEVFICENGGEAAYRELLSALVGPDRTLQRNSDASETLDQPQKRLAAVVKCRFQDRTNIVRVGLAIDNLGYGGGVNAWLEPLIGVPGWGAVLVLNPDTEVDRRALSELIAKSAEGFGMVGGSLVFHNAPDKIINYGLCWSRTTGRVVAIGRNAAIGSAPSVEALDRIDAVSGACVLATRAFVEDVGLMAEDYFLYMEDLDWGRRRGKHRIGFASKAIVRHIGGTTIGSAVVPEKRSHLSIYLSARNGIVFARRFAGSRWICHFGVGLLFVVRYALKGSLSAGRIAFLGLLDGAKGKTGRPDVALEPQRLD is encoded by the coding sequence ATGTCGACCTTTAGCGCCAAGCTTGTCGTTATCATCGTCTCCTACCGTAATGCCGATGACGTCGATCGCTGCTTGAAGTCGCTCGCTCGTTCGGATTGGGATCAGTTCGAGGTCTTCATTTGCGAAAATGGCGGGGAAGCAGCCTACAGGGAATTGCTGAGTGCGCTTGTGGGGCCGGACCGAACGTTGCAACGAAATTCGGATGCGTCGGAAACTCTTGACCAGCCACAGAAGCGACTGGCCGCAGTAGTGAAATGCCGATTTCAGGATCGCACGAATATTGTCCGAGTCGGACTCGCGATTGACAACTTGGGTTACGGAGGTGGCGTCAACGCGTGGCTCGAGCCGTTAATTGGCGTCCCCGGCTGGGGCGCAGTGCTTGTCCTGAATCCCGATACCGAAGTGGATCGCCGCGCCCTGTCTGAATTGATTGCCAAGTCTGCCGAGGGCTTCGGCATGGTGGGCGGAAGCCTGGTCTTTCACAATGCTCCCGACAAGATCATCAACTACGGACTGTGTTGGTCTCGAACGACAGGCCGTGTTGTTGCCATAGGAAGGAATGCGGCAATTGGCAGTGCACCCTCGGTCGAGGCCCTCGACCGGATCGATGCGGTAAGCGGCGCATGCGTTCTGGCAACGCGAGCGTTCGTCGAAGACGTCGGTCTCATGGCCGAGGATTATTTCCTCTATATGGAGGATCTGGATTGGGGACGGCGGCGGGGAAAGCATCGCATCGGCTTCGCGAGCAAAGCCATCGTCCGCCATATTGGAGGAACGACCATCGGCTCGGCCGTTGTCCCCGAGAAGCGCTCGCATCTTTCGATCTATTTGTCTGCGCGCAATGGCATTGTCTTTGCGCGGCGTTTTGCGGGATCGCGCTGGATCTGCCATTTCGGGGTCGGACTGTTGTTCGTGGTGCGCTACGCGCTCAAAGGCTCCTTGTCTGCCGGAAGAATCGCTTTCCTAGGTTTGCTCGACGGCGCCAAAGGCAAGACAGGGCGGCCGGATGTCGCGCTTGAACCGCAACGGCTCGATTAA